The Nycticebus coucang isolate mNycCou1 chromosome 5, mNycCou1.pri, whole genome shotgun sequence genome window below encodes:
- the GPR61 gene encoding G-protein coupled receptor 61: MESSPIPQSSGNSSILGREPQTPGPSTTSGVPEVGLQDVASESVALFFMLLLDLTAVAGNAAVMAVIAKTPALRKFVFVFHLCLVDLLAALTLMPLAMLSSSALFDHALFGEVACRLYLFLSVCFVSLAILSVSAINVERYYYVVHPMRYEVRMTLGLVASVLVGVWVKALAMASVPVLGRVSWEEGAPRVPPGCSLQWSHSAYCQLFVVVFAVLYFLLPLLLILVVYCSMFRVARVAAMQHGPLPTWMETPRQRSESLSSRSTMVTSSGAPQTTPHRTFGGGKAAVVLLAVGGQFLLCWLPYFSFHLYVALSAQPISTGQVESVVTWIGYFCFTSNPFFYGCLNRQIRGELSKQFVCFFKPAPEEELRLPSREGSIEENFLQFLQGTGCATESWVSRPLPSPKQEPPAVDFRIPGQIAEETSEFLEQQLTSDIIMSDGYLRPAPSPQLES, from the coding sequence ATGGAGTCCTCACCCATCCCCCAGTCATCAGGGAACTCTTCTATTCTGGGGAGGGAACCTCAAACCCCAGGTCCCTCTACTACAAGTGGGGTTCCAGAGGTGGGGCTGCAGGATGTAGCTTCAGAATCTGTGGCCCTCTTCTTCATGCTTTTGTTGGACTTGACTGCTGTGGCTGGCAATGCTGCGGTGATGGCTGTTATCGCCAAGACACCTGCCCTCAGAAAATTTGTCTTCGTCTTCCACCTCTGCCTGGTGGACCTGCTGGCTGCCCTGACCCTCATGCCTCTGGCCATGCTCTCCAGCTCTGCCCTCTTTGACCATGCCCTCTTTGGGGAGGTGGCCTGTCGCCTCTACTTGTTCCTGAGCGTATGCTTTGTTAGCCTGGCCATCCTCTCCGTGTCGGCCATCAATGTGGAGCGCTACTATTACGTGGTCCACCCCATGCGCTATGAGGTGCGCATGACGCTGGGGCTGGTAGCCTCTGTGCTAGTGGGTGTGTGGGTGAAGGCCTTGGCCATGGCTTCTGTGCCAGTGTTGGGAAGGGTCTCCTGGGAGGAAGGAGCTCCCAGGGTCCCCCCAGGCTGTTCACTCCAATGGAGTCACAGTGCCTACTGCCAGCTTTTTGTGGTGGTCTTTGCTGTCCTTTACTTCTTGTTGCCCCTGCTCCTCATCCTTGTGGTCTACTGCAGCATGTTCCGAGTGGCTCGTGTGGCTGCCATGCAGCATGGGCCGCTGCCCACGTGGATGGAGACACCCCGGCAACGCTCCGAGTCTCTCAGCAGCCGCTCCACCATGGTCACCAGCTCCGGGGCCCCCCAGACCACCCCACACCGGACGTTTGGGGGAGGGAAGGCAGCAGTGGTTCTCCTGGCTGTAGGAGGACAGTTCCTGCTCTGTTGGTTGCCCTACTTCTCCTTCCACCTCTACGTTGCCCTGAGTGCTCAGCCTATTTCCACTGGGCAGGTGGAGAGTGTGGTGACCTGGATCGGCTACTTTTGCTTCACTTCCAACCCCTTCTTCTATGGATGTCTCAACCGGCAGATCCGGGGGGAGCTCAGCAAGCAGTTTGTCTGTTTCTTCAAGCCAGCTCCAGAGGAGGAGCTGAGGCTGCCTAGCCGGGAGGGCTCCATTGAGGAGAACTTCCTGCAGTTCCTTCAGGGGACTGGCTGTGCCACTGAGTCCTGGGTTTCCCGACCCCTACCCAGCCCCAAGCAGGAGCCACCTGCTGTTGACTTTCGAATCCCAGGCCAGATAGCTGAGGAAACCTCTGAGTTCTTGGAGCAGCAACTTACCAGCGACATCATCATGTCAGATGGCTACCTCCGTCCTGCCCCCTCACCCCAGCTGGAGTCATGA